In Aegilops tauschii subsp. strangulata cultivar AL8/78 chromosome 3, Aet v6.0, whole genome shotgun sequence, one genomic interval encodes:
- the LOC109763772 gene encoding ABC transporter G family member STR2 — protein sequence MILSRTNCQSPLGGRNQKLTLPTFTPMNLIVHPHFSRPTLAHTIGTNSPSLQWHANKKANALVYTRIAWLQKTSYWTGSNRQSLVSVSTMAQPNHRYGGHRDLEAVIDMDQPEMPTAKGGSRFSFTGGLEFTSLTYTVVKKQRGVGGEWEKKDVDLLHEITGYAPKGCVTAVMGPSGAGKSTFLDALAGRISSLDGRVALDGVEMSPSVIKRSSAYVMQDDRLFPMLTVYETLLFAADFRLGSAVSPSDKKLRVDNLIEQLGLTTSRNTYIGDEGTRGVSGGERRRVSIGVDIIHGPALLFLDEPTSGLDSTSAHSVIEKVHDIACAGSTVVLTIHQPSSRILQLLDHLIILARGQLMYSGGPKEVTAHLGRMGRKVPKGENSIEHLLDVIQEYDQSEFGVNALAEFCLTGLKPRKLAAEGISTVSSIPPTPVGPGGEDFDHSLRSQHSKSPWSGAQFTPSRRPRKDQSGKSQNPPRYGPEIVMGTPTPLSSISVYTVNEADYLSPAQRASATGAPGVGINALGHRGKFANSYAAEVWVLMRRNFTNIWRTPELFLSRLMVLTVMGFLMATMFIKPKDNTQGITNRLSFFIFTVCVFFFSSNDAVPAFIQERFIFIRETSHNAYRASAYVVAGVITYLPFLLLQSAAYALITWWAIGLHGQFVYFLVMLYASLLSTNSFVVFISSIVPNFILGYAAVIAFTALFFLFCGYFVDSHSIPQGWKWMNTVSTMKYPYEGLLMNEFGGTRNFSSNPPLDGNAILENLTISVVKDRKWRMVLYLLGWAVFYRVLFYLVLRFASKNKRK from the exons ATGATACTGTCGAGGACAAACTGCCAATCACCTCTCGGCGGTCGAAACCAAAAGCTGACCCTACCAACGTTCACTCCGATGAATCTCATTGTCCATCCTCATTTCTCACGCCCGACATTGGCTCATACCATCGGGACAAACTCTCCAAGCTTGCAGTGGCATGCCAATAAGAAGGCCAACGCTTTAGTATACACACGCATTGCATGGTTACAAAAAACATCATACTGGACTGGCAGCAATAGACAGTCGCTAGTGTCTGTGAGCACCATGGCGCAGCCGAACCACCGGTACGGCGGCCACCGGGACCTGGAAGCCGTGATAGACATGGACCAGCCGGAGATGCCGACGGCGAAAGGCGGCAGCCGGTTCAGCTTCACCGGCGGGCTGGAGTTCACCAGCCTGACGTACACGGTGGTCAAGAAGCAGCGGGGCGTCGGCGGGGAGTGGGAGAAGAAGGACGTGGACCTTCTGCACGAGATCACCGGGTACGCGCCCAAAGGCTGCGTCACCGCCGTGATGGGCCCCAGCGGCGCTGGCAAGTCGACATTCCTGGACGCGCTCGCCGGGCGCATCTCCAGCCTCGACGGCCGCGTGGCGCTCGACGGCGTCGAGATGAGCCCCAGTGTCATCAAGCGCTCGTCCGCCTACGTCATGCAGGACGACCGACTCTTCCCCATGCTCACCGTCTACGAGACGCTCTTGTTCGCCGCCGACTTCCGCCTCGGCTCCGCCGTTTCCCCCTCCGACAAGAAGCTCCGCGTCGACAACCTCATCGAGCAGCTCGGGCTCACG ACATCAAGGAACACGTACATCGGGGACGAGGGCACGAGGGGCGTGTCCGGCGGAGAGCGCCGGCGCGTCTCGATCGGCGTGGACATCATCCACGGGCCGGCGCTGCTGTTCCTCGACGAGCCGACGTCGGGGCTCGACTCGACGAGCGCGCACAGCGTGATCGAGAAGGTGCACGACATCGCGTGCGCAGGGAGCACCGTGGTGCTGACCATCCACCAGCCGTCGTCGCGGATCCTGCAGCTACTCGACCACCTCATCATCCTGGCACGCGGGCAGCTCATGTACAGCGGCGGGCCCAAGGAGGTGACCGCGCACCTCGGCCGCATGGGCCGCAAGGTGCCCAAAGGGGAGAACTCCATCGAGCACCTCCTCGACGTCATCCAGGAGTACGACCAGTCCGAGTTCGGCGTCAACGCCCTCGCCGAGTTCTGCCTCACCGGTCTGAAGCCGCGCAAGCTCGCCGCCGAGGGGATCTCCACCGTGTCTAGCATCCCTCCGACACCGGTTGGGCCCGGGGGCGAGGACTTCGACCACAGCCTCAGGAGCCAGCACTCCAAGTCTCCATGGAGCGGCGCGCAGTTCACGCCGTCCCGGCGCCCCAGGAAAGATCAAAGCGGCAAGTCACAGAACCCTCCAAG GTACGGGCCGGAGATCGTGATGGGGACGCCGACGCCGCTGAGCAGCATCTCTGTGTACACGGTGAACGAGGCCGACTACCTGTCGCCGGCGCAGCGCGCGTCCGCCACGGGGGCGCCCGGCGTGGGCATCAACGCGCTGGGGCACCGCGGCAAGTTCGCCAACTCGTACGCGGCGGAGGTGTGGGTGCTGATGCGgcgcaacttcaccaacatctggCGCACGCCGGAGCTGTTCCTGTCGCGGCTGATGGTGCTGACGGTGATGGGGTTCCTGATGGCCACCATGTTCATCAAGCCCAAGGACAACACGCAGGGCATCACCAACCGGCTCAGCTTCTTCATCTTCACCGTCtgcgtcttcttcttctcctccaacGACGCCGTCCCGGCCTTCATCCAGGAGCGCTTCATCTTCATCAGGGAGACCTCGCACAACGCCTACCGCGCGTCCGCGTACGTGGTCGCCGGGGTGATCACGTACCTGCCCTTCCTCCTGCTCCAGTCCGCCGCCTACGCCCTCATCACCTGGTGGGCCATCGGGCTCCACGGCCAGTTCGTCTACTTCCTCGTCATGCTCTACGCCTCGCTCCTCTCCACCAACTCCTTCGTCGTCTTCATCAGCTCTATCGTGCCAAACTTCATCCTTGG GTACGCGGCTGTGATCGCGTTCACGGCGCTCTTCTTCCTCTTCTGCGGCTACTTCGTGGACAGCCACAGCATCCCGCAGGGGTGGAAGTGGATGAACACCGTGTCCACGATGAAGTACCCGTACGAGGGCCTCCTAATGAACGAGTTCGGCGGCACCCGCAACTTCTCGTCGAACCCGCCGCTCGACGGCAACGCCATCCTCGAGAACCTCACCATCAGCGTGGTCAAGGACCGCAAGTGGCGGATGGTGCTCTACCTGCTCGGCTGGGCCGTCTTCTACCGCGTGCTCTTCTACCTCGTCCTCCGCTTCGCCTCCAAGAACAAGCGGAAGTAG